A region of Culicoides brevitarsis isolate CSIRO-B50_1 chromosome 1, AGI_CSIRO_Cbre_v1, whole genome shotgun sequence DNA encodes the following proteins:
- the LOC134834453 gene encoding ATP-binding cassette sub-family C member 10, which produces MAAMWRWNWSSVCENGLQPFSGPNSTTDLAPCFQQLCLQFPIYAILATCSAYYFGLTFRVIERNRIQRRCIVLRLLATFGLIVIPFSKILDMIHGDFHIWPADILVATTEFLAWIMHFGFLTNMIKSGVLSHRGPLILNVSWSIAAMCSIIWLRSKWNQDLESFAGARVALHIIYLLTLLPKGQAQLVRRRRTINDERTALLNTNYISFDDGFDEYGLGAAHDDAGLFSRLTFSWVKPLISKACCGLLTCVDDLFDLPECLTVAKIRSELQSHLDCARSLFSALHKSFGVEFYMIGILRLAADLLGFAGPLLLGGLLSQGEAESNKAYFYALAMLCTTLLSALFGTHFNWRISLMGMKMRIGLVSAIYRKTLEGEGIHSSQTEIVVLMSTDTDRIVNSCISFHSFWSIPFQLVATLYLLYTQLGAAFIAGVIFAALLIPVNRFIANKIAELSSGLMAAKDKRVTATSESIAGAKQIKLNAWEDVFIEKIQKLRREEMKFLAKRKYLDALCVYFWATTPVIMCVLTFGVSVLMGRPLTAATTYTSVALLNMLIGPLNAFPWVLNGLAEAWVSLKRVQRLMDLQDVDVNKLYTVIKRRGLDILENLDERPVVLEIQDGHFQYEEQKIVENEDERIVADDPQFCFQLMDVNVKVRRGDVICIKGSVGSGKTTLLLAIMGHLKHNSGRILTDDIEGGFGYVSQSAWLQRGTIRDNITWGSLYDESRYRAIISCCALQEDLEALGGDKSGVGEAGRSLSGGQRARVALARALYQDKSIYLLDDILSALDAHVASHIVKHCIFGFLAKKTVIIVTENRTVLHNATQVLQLDNGRVSECDRNVLGCGFGDDGDEFEEELDDVQSESELASVSSALLEENDDETVSIDSLLMNETKEVGTLNPQVFKFYWNAMTGPLAIFVLLFIVGMQATRNLTDTWLAHWVTVTTINATKINSSLNSATTDFDRDFYLGVYVSLSVTNTVVTFIRAFIFAYGGVRAAKFIHNQLLDKVFHTKFQFFDCTPLGRILNRFSSDVYTIDDSLPFILNILLAQLAGLLGAFTVSLYAMPWLTIFAVPLIPIYLSLQNRYRFASRDIKRLSSNALSPLYAHFTETLQGLATIRSMRANIRFSRDFSTKLEESIRAQLTSSAAQQWLGLRLQVLGAVFVGFSGLIAAATSAHTSTPGLVGLAISYALSISGLLAGVLNAFAETEQEFVAVERVSQYCELEGEQNADGTMDPPYGWPCQGVLSYENVVMSYRPNLPPALQVVNLNTEVCERIGVVGRTGSGKSSLIAATLRVAPLTRGIITLDCVNLAALPLSVLRSRISCIPQDPFLFSGTIRENLDPRNEHVESEIMSALSHCLSSPFVQAMGGLDAQLKNNLSAGQKQLLCLTRALLKNSKVVLVDEATANLDPQTEAVIQTVLQTAFRTSTVIMIAHRLTGLENMNRIVVMNNGKIAEIGSPLELGNNPMSMFHQLLHDQGNTNYDSLALVPI; this is translated from the exons ATGGCAGCAATGTGGCGATGGAACTGGTCGAGTGTGTGTGAGAATGGATTGCAACCTTTTTCAGGGCCAAATAGCACGACAGATTTGGCTCCGTGTTTTCAGCAACTTTGTCTGCAGTTTCCAATCTATGCAATTCTCGCAACTTGCTCGGCATATTACTTCGGATTGACGTTCCGTGTGATCGAGAGGAACAGGATTCAGCGAAGATGTATAGTTTTGAGGCTGTTGGCGACTTTCGGGCTTATCGTGATTCCCTTTAGTAAGATTCTTGATATGATTCATGGTGACTTTCATATTTGGCCGGCGGATATTTTGGTTGCGACGACGGAGTTTTTGGCTTGGATCATGCATTTTG gttTCCTCACAAACATGATAAAATCCGGCGTTCTAAGTCATCGAGGTCCCCTAATCCTCAACGTGTCATGGTCCATCGCCGCAATGTGTTCCATAATTTGGCTTCGATCCAAATGGAATCAAGATCTAGAGTCCTTCGCAGGTGCCAGAGTTGCCTTACACATCATTTACCTTCTCACACTCCTCCCAAAAGGTCAAGCGCAGCTCGTGCGACGACGAAGGACAATAAATGACGAACGCACTGCCTTGCTAAATACCAATTATATCAGTTTCGACGACGGTTTCGACGAATACGGGCTCGGGGCGGCACACGATGATGCCGGATTATTTTCTCGTCTGACCTTTTCGTGGGTCAAACCGCTAATTTCGAAGGCTTGCTGCGGATTGCTGACCTGCGTCGATGATTTATTCGATTTGCCCGAATGTCTCACAGTAGCGAAAATTCGCAGTGAGCTCCAATCACACTTGGATTGCGCTCGAAGTCTGTTTTCAGCACTTCACAAGTCATTTGGAGTCGAATTTTACATGATCGGCATCTTGAGATTGGCAGCAGATTTGCTCGGATTCGCGGGACCTTTGTTGCTTGGAGGTCTTTTGTCGCAGGGAGAAGCGGAAAGTAACAAAGCTTACTTTTACGCCTTGGCGATGCTTTGTACAACACTTTTAAGTGCTCTTTTCGGGACACATTTCAATTGGCGCATCTCGTTAATGGGCATGAAGATGCGAATTGGCCTCGTTTCCGCCATTTATCGAAAAACGCTCGAAGGCGAGGGCATCCATTCATCGCAAACGGAAATTGTGGTCCTCATGTCGACCGATACCGATCGAATTGTCAACAGTTGCATCAGTTTTCACTCATTTTGGAGCATTCCCTTCCAACTTGTGGCAACTTTGTATCTTCTTTACACTCAATTAGGCGCCGCATTCATCGCTGGAGTCATTTTCGCAGCTCTTCTCATCCCCGTGAACCGATTTATTGCCAACAAAATTGCTGAACTCTCATCCGGATTGATGGCAGCAAAGGATAAACGTGTCACAGCAACGTCAGAATCCATCGCGGGAgcgaaacaaattaaattaaacgctTGGGAAGATGTcttcatcgaaaaaattcaaaaactccgAAGGGAAGAAATGAAATTTCTCGCCAAAAGGAAATATTTAGATGCACTTTGTGTCTATTTTTGGGCCACAACGCCGGTTATCATGTGCGTTCTCACGTTCGGAGTGTCGGTTTTGATGGGAAGACCCTTGACAGCAGCGACAACTTATACGAGCGTCGCCTTGTTGAACATGTTAATAGGACCCTTGAACGCTTTTCCGTGGGTTTTGAACGGATTGGCAGAAGCTTGGGTGTCGTTAAAGAGAGTTCAGAGACTGATGGATTTGCAAGATGTTGACGTCAATAAATTGTATACGGTGATAAAGAGACGCGGTTTGGATATTTTGGAGAATTTGGATGAACGTCCTGTCGTTTTGGAGATCCAAGATGGGCACTTTCAGTatgaggaacaaaaaattgtcgaaaatgaGGATGAAAGAATTGTAGCGGATGATCCTCAGTTTTGCTTCCAGCTCATGGATGTTAATGTGAAAGTTAGAAGG GGCGACGTAATTTGCATCAAAGGTTCCGTCGGAAGCGGCAAAACTACCCTTCTTCTCGCGATAATGGGACATCTCAAACACAACAGCGGCAGAATTCTCACCGACGACATCGAAGGAGGCTTTGGTTACGTCAGTCAAAGTGCATGGCTTCAACGCGGAACAATTCGTGACAACATCACGTGGGGAAGTCTCTACGACGAAAGTCGATATCGTGCGATAATTTCGTGCTGCGCCTTGCAAGAAGATCTCGAAGCACTTGGCGGCGACAAATCTGGCGTCGGAGAAGCTGGAAGATCGCTTTCGGGAGGTCAACGAGCACGTGTTGCTCTCGCTCGTGCCTTGTATCAAGACAAAAGCATCTATTTGCTCGACGATATTTTGTCTGCCTTGGATGCGCATGTCGCCTCACATATCGTGAAACACTGCATTTTCGGGTTTCTCGCGAAAAAAACTGTGATTATCGTGACGGAGAATCGCACGGTGCTGCATAATGCGACGCAAGTCTTGCAACTGGACAACGGAAGGGTCTCGGAATGCGATCGAAATGTCCTCGGATGCGGATTTGGCGACGATGGCGATGAATTTGAGGAAGAACTGGATGATGTGCAGTCAGAATCGGAGCTTGCGAGTGTTTCGAGTGCCTTGTTGGAGGAAAATGACGACGAAACGGTCAGTATTGATAGTTTATTGATGAACGAGACGAAGGAAGTGGGCACACTCAATCCGCAAGTCTTCAAGTTTTATTGGAATGCGATGACGGGTCCGCTGgcgatttttgttcttttgttcATTGTCGGGATGCAAGCGACAAGAAATCTCACAGACACGTGGTTAGCGCATTGGGTGACCGTAACGACGATAAAtgcgacaaaaattaattcttcgtTGAATTCAGCGACGACAGATTTCGATCGGGATTTCTATTTGGGGGTTTATGTGAGTCTTTCCGTGACAAATACAGTCGTGACATTTATCAGAGCATTTATTTTCGCTTATGGAGGAGTCAGAGCTGCGAAATTTATTCACAATCAATTGTTGGATAAAGTTTTTCat aCCAAATTCCAATTCTTCGACTGCACTCCCCTCGGGCGAATTCTCAACAGATTCTCTTCCGACGTGTACACGATCGACGATTCCCTGCCCTTCATCCTGAACATCCTTTTGGCACAACTTGCTGGTTTGCTCGGAGCTTTTACTGTCAGTCTCTATGCAATGCCTTGGCTCACAATCTTCGCTGTGCCTCTCATTCCCATCTACCTTTCTCTGCAAAATCGCTACCGATTTGCGTCTCGTGATATCAAAAGACTTTCCAGCAACGCTCTGTCACCGCTCTACGCTCATTTTACGGAAACGCTGCAAGGATTGGCGACAATTCGATCGATGCGCGCCAATATTCGGTTCTCACGGGATTTCAGTACGAAGCTCGAGGAAAGTATCCGAGCGCAATTGACGTCTTCGGCAGCTCAACAATGGCTTGGATTGCGATTGCAAGTGTTGGGAGCAGTTTTTGTCGGGTTTTCAGGCTTAATTGCGGCGGCTACTTCAGCGCATACTTCAACGCCGGGTTTAGTTGGTTTGGCAATTTCGTATGCTTTGTCAATTAGTGGATTGTTGGCGGGAGTTTTGAACGCTTTTGCCGAGACGGAACAGGAATTCGTCGCTGTCGAGCGCGTAAGTCAGTATTGCGAGTTGGAAGGCGAACAAAATGCGGATGGTACGATGGATCCGCCTTACGGATGGCCTTGCCAGGGTGTTTTGAGTTACGAAAATGTCGTAATGAGTTATCGCCCGAATCTCCCGCCTGCACTTCAAGTCGTCAATCTCAACACGGAAGTCTGCGAACGAATTGGCGTCGTCGGCAGAACCGGAAGTGGCAAAAGTTCTCTCATCGCAGCAACTTTACGAGTCGCTCCTTTGACCCGCGGCATCATAACTCTCGATTGCGTCAATTTAGCGGCACTTCCATTATCCGTTTTACGAAGTCGCATCTCCTGCATTCCCCAAGATCCGTTTCTCTTTTCAGGAACCATCCGAGAAAATCTCGATCCGCGAAATGAACACGTCGAATCGGAAATTATGTCGGCGCTGAGTCATTGTCTCTCGTCGCCCTTCGTACAAGCAATGGGCGGCTTGGATGCCCAACTGAAGAATAATTTATCCGCTGGACAAAAGCAATTGTTGTGCCTTACGCGAGCTTTGCTCAAAAACTCGAAAGTTGTGTTGGTCGATGAGGCGACGGCGAATTTGGATCCGCAAACGGAAGCCGTGATACAAACGGTGCTGCAAACGGCATTTCGAACAAGTACCGTGATAATGATCGCACATCGCTTGACGGGACTGGAGAACATGAATCGCATTGTCGTCATGAACAATGGAAAAATTGCGGAAATTGGAAGTCCGTTGGAGTTGGGCAATAATCCGATGTCGATGTTTCATCAGTTGTTGCACGATCAGGGAAACACGAATTATGACTCGTTAGCATTAGTTCccatttaa
- the LOC134827570 gene encoding ADP-ribosylation factor-like protein 5B has protein sequence MGLLFSKLWSLFGNEEHKLVMVGLDNAGKTTILYQFLMNEVVHTSPTIGSNVEEIVWKNLHFLIWDLGGQMSLRSAWSTYYTNTEFIIMVIDSTDKERLTVTREELYKMLQHEDLSKASLLVFANKQDLKGSMSAAEISKQLDLTSIKEHQWHIQSCCALTGEGLYQGLEWIAQRIKKK, from the exons ATgggattattattttcaaagttGTGGAGTCTCTTCGGGAAcgaag aacACAAATTAGTGATGGTTGGCCTGGACAATGCCGGAAAAACGACAATTTTGTACCAATTTCTGATGAATGAAGTTGTTCACACAAGTCCCACAATTGGCTCGAATGTCGAAGAG attgtcTGGAAAAATCTACACTTTCTAATTTGGGATCTGGGCGGACAGATGAGCTTACGTTCGGCATGGAGCACATATTACACAAACACAGAG tttATTATAATGGTAATTGACTCAACAGACAAAGAACGATTGACTGTGACGCGAGAGGAACTTTATAAAATGTTACAACATGAAGATTTATCCAAAGCTAGTTTATTAGTGTTTGCCAATAAGCAA gATTTAAAAGGCTCAATGAGTGCTGCCGAAATATCAAAGCAGTTAGATCTAACATCCATTAAGGAACACCAATGGCATATCCAATCGTGTTGTGCTTTAACTGGCGAAGG cttgtaTCAGGGACTAGAATGGATCGCACAGCGGATAAAGAAGAAATGA
- the LOC134838343 gene encoding cyclin-dependent kinase 2-associated protein 1-like has product METTLDIKSVEKKLVDITVTPIPMNANLSRSKADYNIPPRTQISPVITTTHQSGNMRVPSTSTVLDHIPTTVPIAQSSPSSSNSNLSKYAQLLMVIEEMGRDVRPTYSGSRSSAERLKRGIVHARILVRECLLETERSSRN; this is encoded by the exons ATGGAAACCACGCTCGACATCAAATCTGTGGAAAAAAAGCTCGTTGACATCACGGTGACGCCAATTCCGATGAACGCGAATCTCAGTCGCAGCAAGGCTGATTACAACATCCCTCCGAGAACACAAATTTCGCCAGTTATCACGACGACACATCAATCTGGGAACATGCGAGTTCCCTCGACATCCACCG ttttagaTCATATTCCGACAACTGTGCCAATCGCACAAAGCAGTCCATCGAGCTCCAACTCGAATCTCTCCAAATACGCGCAACTTTTGATGGTCATCGAGGAAATGGGACGCGATGTGAGACCCACGTATAGCGGAAGTCGAAGCAGTGCGGAACGCTTGAAGCGCGGAATTGTTCATGCACGAATTTTAGTTCGCGAGTGTTTGCTCGAAACTGAGAGATCTTCACGTAATTAG
- the LOC134827559 gene encoding uncharacterized protein LOC134827559, producing the protein MTSIKSLFSSIEKPFFSLEVTPKENFTDVDLHDLCPLFVSTTWISDFNLRYESISNSPAMLMAKNLNAKNVPVLTHVSCFKLTEAHLDEILENSINIFPLKGDFSAEKQNYESPLELIREIRAKKGENVTIFTSAYPKSTEETEKSDMNFLKSKIQAGADAIITQVVYDFQVFTKFVQICRKNDIQVPIICGIFIPNSFVGLQRMQELTRQEVPEDLMNEYRKFEHDEKGFKRLSIQKTVELVEKIFENTKNEGKIGVHFFTMNNFELVRDVISQLKI; encoded by the coding sequence atgacttcaataaaatctttattttcttcCATTGAAAAgccatttttctctctcgaagTCACGCCAAAGGAAAATTTCACCGATGTCGATCTTCACGACCTTTGTCCTTTATTCGTATCAACGACGTGGATTAGCGACTTTAATCTTCGCTACGAATCGATAAGCAACTCGCCCGCAATGCTCatggctaaaaatttaaatgcgaaaaatgttcCCGTGTTAACTCATGTTTCTTGTTTCAAGCTAACTGAAGCTCATCTCgatgaaattttggaaaattctatcaatatttttcctttaaaaggAGATTTTAGTGCTGAAAAGCAAAATTACGAATCGCCGCTTGAATTAATTCGCGAGATTCGAgcgaaaaaaggagaaaatgtGACAATTTTCACTTCTGCTTATCCAAAATCGACCGAGGAAACTGAAAAATCCGACATGAATTTCTTGAAAAGCAAAATTCAGGCAGGAGCGGATGCGATAATCACCCAAGTTGTCTACGATTTTCAggtttttacgaaatttgtgCAGATTTGTCGCAAAAATGACATCCAAGTACCAATTATTTGTGGAATTTTTATTCCCAACTCGTTCGTTGGACTTCAAAGGATGCAAGAATTAACAAGACAAGAAGTGCCTGAAGACTTGATGAACGAATATCGCAAGTTCGAACATGACGAAAAAGGTTTCAAACGactttcaatacaaaaaactgTCGAATTAGTcgaaaaaatcttcgaaaacacgaaaaatgagGGAAAAATCGGCGTTCATTTCTTCACGATGAACAATTTCGAGCTCGTACGAGACGTTAtttcacaattaaaaatttaa
- the LOC134836934 gene encoding nucleoporin Nup35 produces the protein MEPMTLGSPTTQHQHSPANQSGVLPGFLLGEPSHQQRTNTFSPTKKTLSFVTSPQSGIHHNMYASPPSSSHQDSMNPRSPFNQSGMGQQQQLQQTKLFKYHPTSHDNSINAPPAVDLFDSLRDERSSPPKAQGMNVTSPFHQSQQHTLQQSQFGESYMDNSGFNVSRVMSPIQNASMHENRSKAPFNSFWVTVFGFPPSSVATILSHFAQCGTIVDKMFSPQNGNWIHLRFSSRIECDKALNYNGKIIANGLMIGVVQCTDQSIINEDVLREDRENITKMRPLSRVTYDTTQSPTKVDPQVFAPKMNNGIVSKALDMFFGW, from the exons ATGGAGCCAATGACTTTGGGAAGTCCTACGACACAACATCAGCACAGTCCGG CAAATCAAAGCGGAGTTCTTCCCGGATTTTTGCTTGGCGAGCCATCGCATCAGCAACGCACAAACACATTTTCGCCCACAAAAAAGACACTTTCCTTCGTGACGTCTCCCCAAAGCGGCATTCATCATAATATGTACGCCTCGCCGCCGTCATCGTCGCATCAAGACTCGATGAATCCGCGTTCGCCCTTCAATCAATCGGGAAtgggacaacaacaacaactccaGCAAAcgaaattgttcaaatatcATCCGACGTCGCACGATAACAGCATAAATGCTCCCCCAGCAGTCGATTTGTTCGATTCGCTGCGTGATGAACGTTCGTCGCCGCCAAAAGCGCAAGGAATGAATGTCACAAGCCCGTTTCATCAAAGTCAGCAACATACCTTGCAACAAAGTCAATTCGGCGAATCGTACATGGACAACAGCGGATTTAACGTTTCGCGCGTCATGTCGCCCATTCAGAACGCTTCGATGCACGAAAATCGCTCGAAAGCGCCTTTCAATAGTTTTTGGGTGACAGTTTTTGGATTTCCTCCGTCGAGCGTTGCCAcaattttatcgcatttcgcGCAATGCGGAACAATTGTCGACAAAATGTTCTCGCCACAGAACGGAAATTGGATTCATTTGCGTTTTTCGAGTCGGATTGAGTGTGACAAAGCGCTGAATTACAACgggaaaattattgcaaacGGGTTGATGATTGGAGTCGTTCAGTGCACGGATCAGTCGATCATTAATGAGGACGTATTGAGAGAAGATCGCGAAAATATCACGAAAATGCGACCTTTGTCACGTGTTACTTACGATACGACGCAGAGCCCGACAAAAGTTGATCCGCAGGTGTTTGCGCCAAAAATGAATAATGGGATTGTTAGTAAGGCACTCGATATGTTCTTTGGatggtag
- the LOC134834457 gene encoding nucleoside diphosphate-linked moiety X motif 6 — MHRYLRKSFSSVIVNNRDLFNFWYKVHRKSIFRAMSTSDTKDTILQASESWFAKYKNAPEVPDGIFRGVIDRFNGVTVDSNMEECDDSQFEGKLKDSLAFWKEANRRGVWFKVHLSKASWVPVLAKHNFDFHHAKEGFVMMCTWLANEPMGIPPFAHTMVGVGAVVVNDKQQVLVVSEKNALVTNSWKLPGGYLERKENIVDAGIREVQEETNIQTTFETLLAIRHAHGAGFGCSDLYVVMALNPQTTEITKCEREIAKCVWMDIEEFLQHPNVHETNRSFMRLYLNYKKNGVKIVCREDVHQILKKKYNIFEVETTEKE, encoded by the exons ATGCATAGATATTTACGGAAATCATTCAGCAGTGTCATAGTCAACAATCGAgacttgtttaatttttggtacaaAGTTCatcgaaaatcaatttttagagcAATGTCAACGAGTGACACGAAAGACACGATTTTACAGGCGAGCGAAAGTTGGTTTGCCAA gtaCAAAAACGCTCCCGAAGTCCCCGATGGAATATTTCGAGGCGTGATTGATCGATTTAATGGCGTTACTGTCGATTCTAACATGGAAGAATGTGACGACAGTCAATTCGAAGGCAAGTTGAAAGACTCGTTAGCTTTCTGGAAAGAAGCGAATCGACGTGGCGTTTGGTTCAAAGTTCATTTAAGCAAAGCCAGTTGGGTTCCCGTACTTGCCAAGCACAATTTTGACTTCCATCATGCCAAGGAGGGGTTTGTGATGATGTGTACGTGGCTGGCAAACGAACCGATGGGGATTCCGCCCTTTGCCCATACAATGGTTGGCGTTGGAGCTGTCGTTGTGAACGATAAGCAGCAAGTTTTGGTCGTCAGTGAGAAAAATGCGCTCGTTACGAATAGTTGGAAATTGCCTGGAGGGTATTTGGAGAGAa aGGAGAACATCGTTGACGCTGGAATTCGTGAAGTTCAAGAAGAAACAAACATCCAAACGACATTCGAGACTCTTCTCGCAATCCGTCATGCTCATGGCGCCGGATTTGGTTGCTCCGACTTGTACGTTGTGATGGCATTGAACCCTCAGACAACGGAAATCACGAAATGCGAGCGAGAAATTGCAAAATGTGTCTGGATGGACATCGAAGAGTTCTTGCAGCATCCAAATGTGCACGAAACTAACCGGAGTTTCATGCGTCTTTACTtgaattacaagaaaaacggCGTAAAAATCGTTTGTCGCGAGGACGTTCATCaaattctgaagaaaaaatacaacattTTCGAAGTTGAGACGACTGAAAAGGAATAA